One Anaerotignum faecicola genomic window, CAGGCAGAGGCGTTAAACAGAGAGGCGTTATTTACCGACGAGACAGAAAATTTCCGATTTCCCACAGAACCCGAGGCCGGAGACGACGTATACTTACGATTTCGAACAGCCAGGAATAAGGTGGATTATGTGTGTTATATAGAGGATGGCAGCAGCCTGAAAGAGGCCGTTATGGAGAAGACGGACTCCGATGGCCAGTTTGATTACTATGAATATAAAATTACAGTTGGCAGTGATAAACTCAGCTATAGCTTT contains:
- a CDS encoding alpha amylase N-terminal ig-like domain-containing protein, with protein sequence MCFQAEALNREALFTDETENFRFPTEPEAGDDVYLRFRTARNKVDYVCYIEDGSSLKEAVMEKTDSDGQFDYYEYKITVGSDKLSYSFKVVKGSEDCYYNRLGATMDNQESFHFRIAPGFSTPDWAKGAVMYQIYVDRFCNGDPANDVV